In Nostoc sp. UHCC 0926, a single genomic region encodes these proteins:
- the trpD gene encoding anthranilate phosphoribosyltransferase, whose translation MTTSPIPAQESSVSWYILLQQLIDGQSLSRTQAAELMQGWLSEAVPPELSGAILTALNFRGISADELTGMAEVLQSQCSPLNTQHLPRAKRPATANTTVIDTCGTGGDGSSTFNISTAVAFVAAASGVPVAKHGNRSASSLTGSADVLEALGVNLSASSDKVQAALQEVGITFLFAPGWHPALKAVASLRRTLKVRTVFNLLGPLVNPLRPTGQVVGLFTPKLLATVAEALQNLGKEKAIVLHGREKLDEAGLGDETDLAVLSDGEVQLTTINPLDLDLTPATIGMLRGGDVQENAVILKAVLQGKGTQAQQDAVALNASLALQVAGTIALLDHAQGIKVAKDILESGAAWTKLEQLVEFLGN comes from the coding sequence ATGACAACTTCCCCAATCCCTGCTCAAGAATCCTCTGTTAGCTGGTATATCCTGCTGCAACAATTAATAGATGGCCAATCCTTGTCCCGTACTCAAGCTGCTGAATTGATGCAAGGTTGGCTGAGTGAAGCGGTTCCCCCAGAGTTATCAGGGGCTATTTTAACAGCGCTGAACTTTAGAGGCATTTCTGCCGACGAGTTGACCGGCATGGCTGAAGTATTACAATCTCAGTGTTCCCCACTCAATACTCAGCACTTACCACGGGCTAAACGCCCCGCTACCGCTAACACTACTGTAATAGATACCTGTGGCACTGGTGGAGATGGTTCATCAACCTTTAATATTTCCACAGCGGTTGCTTTTGTCGCCGCAGCATCTGGCGTACCCGTCGCTAAACACGGCAATCGTTCAGCTTCCAGTCTCACCGGGAGTGCAGATGTATTGGAAGCCTTGGGTGTAAACTTGAGTGCCTCTAGTGACAAGGTGCAAGCAGCACTACAAGAGGTGGGGATCACTTTCTTGTTTGCCCCTGGTTGGCATCCAGCCCTCAAGGCAGTTGCCTCATTACGGCGGACTTTGAAAGTGCGAACAGTTTTTAATTTGCTTGGGCCGTTAGTAAATCCCTTGCGTCCAACTGGGCAAGTGGTAGGGTTATTTACTCCCAAACTTTTGGCAACTGTTGCTGAAGCTTTACAGAATTTGGGCAAGGAAAAGGCGATTGTGCTGCACGGGCGAGAAAAACTCGATGAGGCTGGGTTAGGAGATGAAACTGACTTGGCAGTGTTATCAGATGGAGAAGTGCAGTTAACTACCATTAATCCCCTGGATTTGGATTTAACGCCTGCTACCATAGGTATGCTTCGGGGTGGGGATGTCCAAGAGAATGCGGTGATTCTCAAGGCGGTACTCCAAGGTAAGGGAACTCAGGCGCAACAAGATGCAGTTGCCTTAAATGCGTCGTTGGCGCTGCAAGTAGCGGGTACGATCGCATTGCTGGATCACGCCCAAGGGATTAAAGTAGCTAAGGATATCCTAGAAAGTGGCGCGGCTTGGACAAAGTTGGAGCAGTTAGTTGAGTTTCTGGGGAATTGA
- a CDS encoding retropepsin-like aspartic protease family protein: MLQSFLSRATLIFLSSALAVLCVACSEDKRNIATGGNEQPAPIVDLPSIQPAVEPATPTATPEAQPLEPSETEPSLFEMGLDKAVGAWSISQSAQSPGDWTLVANQYQDAIALMQRVRRQSPEFAIAQTKITEYRRQIKYAKRQVNPRPVRVAEPKRIVVLVPHTAITPKYTSPLSPLQETKPLPPEPRLPSSVVLIPDEAVFTAPIKRRIGGTPIIEVTFNDQRQFEMIVDTGASGTVITQEMANALGIVPVGRAKANTASSRSVEFPVGYVNSMAVGGVIVNKVAVAIAGAELETGLLGHDFFGNYDVTIKRNVVEFRPQLRSQINSPETQLTAPTLSKPRHFLGYP, translated from the coding sequence ATGCTTCAGTCCTTTTTATCCCGTGCAACCCTAATTTTTCTCTCAAGCGCTCTCGCGGTTTTGTGTGTTGCCTGTAGTGAAGACAAACGGAACATTGCGACTGGTGGCAATGAGCAACCCGCGCCAATTGTGGATCTGCCATCAATACAGCCTGCCGTCGAACCAGCAACACCAACAGCTACCCCAGAAGCACAGCCGCTAGAGCCGTCTGAAACTGAACCAAGTCTTTTTGAGATGGGGCTAGACAAAGCCGTTGGCGCTTGGAGTATCAGCCAATCTGCTCAATCCCCAGGTGATTGGACTTTGGTGGCGAATCAGTACCAGGATGCGATCGCGCTGATGCAAAGAGTACGGCGACAAAGCCCAGAATTTGCGATCGCTCAAACCAAGATTACTGAATATCGACGCCAAATCAAATATGCCAAACGGCAAGTTAATCCTCGCCCTGTGCGCGTTGCCGAACCGAAGAGGATAGTAGTTCTTGTTCCCCACACAGCAATCACACCAAAGTATACCTCACCTCTATCGCCACTACAAGAAACTAAACCCTTACCACCAGAGCCACGTTTGCCCTCATCAGTAGTGCTGATTCCAGATGAAGCAGTATTTACAGCCCCAATTAAAAGGCGAATTGGTGGAACGCCAATTATCGAAGTTACCTTCAATGACCAGCGACAATTTGAGATGATTGTGGATACAGGAGCCAGTGGCACTGTGATCACCCAAGAAATGGCTAATGCTTTGGGAATAGTGCCAGTAGGGAGAGCTAAGGCAAACACCGCTAGTTCTAGATCTGTAGAATTTCCTGTGGGCTACGTTAATTCGATGGCAGTTGGCGGGGTAATAGTGAATAAAGTAGCAGTAGCGATCGCAGGGGCAGAACTAGAAACTGGACTTTTAGGACATGACTTTTTTGGTAACTACGATGTTACCATCAAACGTAATGTGGTAGAATTTCGCCCGCAATTGCGATCGCAAATCAATTCCCCAGAAACTCAACTAACTGCTCCAACTTTGTCCAAGCCGCGCCACTTTCTAGGATATCCTTAG
- the carA gene encoding glutamine-hydrolyzing carbamoyl-phosphate synthase small subunit: MPLSDAIPALLVLADGTIYRGWSFGATGTAIGEVVFNTGMTGYQEVLTDPSYCGQIVIFTYPELGNTGVNPEDEESDGPQVRGAIARNICHRPSNWRSTQSLPDYLKQNQVPGIYGIDTRALTRKIRMFGAMNGGISTAILDEGELLEQVQAVPNMAGLNLVREVTTPTAYEWSDPTIPAWEFNSEAAENLGEPFTVVALDFGVKRNILRRLVSYGCRVIVVPADTPPEEILNYNPDGVFLSNGPGDPAAVTEGIATAKALLLSKKPIFGICMGHQILGHALGAETYKLKFGHRGLNQPAGLQQRVEITSQNHSFAIDPDSLPTAVVEISHLNLNDRTIAGVRHKSLPVFSVQYHPEASPGPHDADYLFEQFVQVMRTARQAVAAEVR; the protein is encoded by the coding sequence ATGCCCCTGTCTGACGCAATACCAGCTTTACTTGTCCTGGCAGATGGAACCATCTATCGCGGTTGGTCTTTTGGTGCGACGGGAACCGCGATCGGAGAAGTGGTGTTTAACACTGGCATGACCGGCTACCAAGAAGTACTGACTGACCCTAGTTACTGCGGTCAGATTGTCATTTTTACCTATCCTGAATTAGGGAATACTGGCGTCAATCCTGAAGATGAGGAATCAGATGGCCCCCAAGTGCGGGGTGCGATCGCGCGCAATATTTGTCACCGACCAAGTAACTGGCGATCGACACAATCCTTACCTGACTACCTTAAACAAAACCAAGTACCAGGGATATACGGCATCGATACCCGCGCCCTCACCCGCAAAATTCGGATGTTTGGAGCGATGAACGGTGGCATTTCCACAGCTATTCTTGATGAGGGGGAATTGCTAGAGCAGGTACAGGCGGTTCCCAACATGGCGGGATTGAATCTGGTTCGTGAAGTCACCACCCCAACGGCTTATGAATGGTCAGATCCCACAATTCCAGCTTGGGAATTCAACTCTGAGGCTGCGGAAAATCTTGGGGAACCCTTTACCGTTGTTGCCCTTGACTTTGGCGTAAAACGCAATATTTTGCGTCGCTTAGTAAGTTACGGTTGTCGGGTGATTGTTGTGCCTGCTGATACGCCACCAGAGGAAATCCTCAACTACAATCCAGATGGTGTGTTTCTTTCTAATGGGCCTGGCGACCCTGCTGCTGTCACCGAAGGGATTGCAACTGCCAAAGCCCTCCTGTTAAGTAAAAAACCCATCTTTGGGATTTGTATGGGACACCAAATTTTAGGTCATGCATTAGGGGCAGAAACCTATAAACTCAAATTTGGTCACCGTGGTTTAAATCAGCCTGCCGGCTTACAACAACGGGTAGAAATTACCAGCCAAAACCACAGTTTTGCTATTGACCCAGATTCTTTACCTACGGCAGTTGTGGAAATCAGCCACCTGAACTTAAACGATCGCACCATTGCCGGGGTACGTCACAAATCTCTGCCTGTATTCTCCGTACAGTATCACCCAGAAGCCAGTCCTGGCCCTCACGATGCTGATTACTTGTTTGAGCAATTTGTTCAAGTCATGCGAACAGCACGTCAAGCCGTTGCAGCCGAGGTGAGGTAA